From one Mycolicibacterium sp. HK-90 genomic stretch:
- a CDS encoding LLM class flavin-dependent oxidoreductase — MRLSVLDLVPVRTDQSTADALTATTHLAQTADRLGYTRYWVAEHHNMPAVAATSPPVLIAHLAAHTSQVRLGSGGVMLPNHAPLAVAEQFALLEAAHPGRIDLGIGRAPGSDPVTSLALRGAAGRDDRDIEAFPQYLDDVVALMSARGVRVPLPRDLMRENYVLKATPAAISEPRMWLLGSSMYSAHLAAAKGLPYVFAHHFSGQGTAEALAVYRDEFQPSDLASEPVTFLTVNASVAETTEEAEALLLPQLQMMGRLRTGQPLGALDLVEDAEATTLTPQAQAVVASGLRRAVVGSPVEAAEQVRALAEEFDVDEVMVNPVGSARRGADPATATARDTTLELLAKELF, encoded by the coding sequence ATGCGCCTTTCTGTCCTCGACCTCGTCCCGGTACGCACCGATCAGTCCACGGCCGATGCGCTGACGGCCACGACCCACCTGGCGCAGACCGCTGACCGGCTGGGATACACCCGCTACTGGGTCGCCGAGCACCACAACATGCCCGCGGTCGCCGCCACCAGCCCGCCGGTGCTGATCGCGCATCTGGCCGCGCACACCTCGCAGGTGCGGCTCGGTTCGGGTGGGGTGATGCTGCCCAACCACGCGCCGCTGGCGGTGGCCGAGCAGTTCGCGCTGCTGGAGGCCGCCCACCCGGGCCGCATCGACCTCGGGATCGGGCGGGCGCCGGGTTCGGATCCGGTCACCTCGCTGGCGTTGCGCGGCGCGGCCGGCCGCGACGATCGCGACATCGAGGCGTTCCCGCAGTACCTCGACGACGTGGTGGCCCTGATGAGCGCCCGTGGCGTGCGGGTGCCGCTGCCGCGCGATCTGATGCGGGAGAACTACGTGCTCAAGGCGACGCCGGCGGCGATCAGCGAACCACGGATGTGGCTGCTCGGGTCATCGATGTACTCGGCGCATCTGGCCGCGGCCAAGGGGCTGCCCTACGTGTTCGCCCACCATTTCTCCGGCCAGGGCACCGCCGAGGCGCTGGCCGTGTACCGCGACGAATTCCAGCCCAGTGATCTGGCGTCCGAGCCGGTGACCTTCCTGACCGTCAACGCGTCGGTGGCCGAGACCACGGAAGAAGCCGAGGCGCTGCTCCTGCCGCAGCTGCAGATGATGGGACGGCTGCGCACCGGTCAGCCGCTCGGCGCGCTCGATCTTGTCGAGGATGCCGAAGCGACCACTCTCACTCCGCAGGCCCAGGCGGTCGTGGCCTCCGGGCTTCGCCGAGCCGTGGTGGGTTCGCCCGTCGAGGCGGCCGAGCAGGTGCGTGCCCTCGCCGAGGAGTTCGACGTCGACGAGGTGATGGTCAACCCGGTGGGCTCGGCGCGGCGCGGTGCCGACCCGGCTACGGCGACGGCGCGTGACACCACCCTGGAATTGTTGGCCAAAGAACTGTTCTAG
- a CDS encoding polysaccharide deacetylase family protein: protein MRRWLWGVATALVVILGVTACGYWVSNARTFQLAGRLVDRVETPDKVVALTLDDGPTDLTPDVLKILADAHVPATFYLTGRELEAAPRHGAAIAAAGHEIGNHSYSHRRMVLMSPDTVAGEIERTDTAIRATGHQGPITFRPPYGKKLWTLPRYLSTHDRTTVTWDVEPDSATGADADAIVAETVARVRPGSIILLHVMYGSRDASRSAIPRIVDELRSAGYRFVTVSDLLGRT, encoded by the coding sequence ATGCGCCGATGGCTGTGGGGTGTGGCGACTGCGCTGGTCGTGATCCTGGGGGTGACGGCCTGCGGGTACTGGGTCTCGAATGCGCGGACGTTCCAGTTGGCCGGCAGGTTGGTCGACCGCGTCGAGACACCCGACAAGGTCGTGGCGCTGACCCTTGATGACGGTCCGACCGACCTGACCCCCGACGTGCTGAAAATCCTTGCCGACGCGCATGTGCCGGCCACCTTCTATCTGACCGGCCGCGAGTTGGAAGCCGCACCCCGGCATGGCGCGGCCATCGCGGCCGCCGGCCACGAGATCGGCAATCACAGTTATTCACACCGGCGGATGGTGCTGATGTCGCCGGATACCGTCGCCGGTGAGATCGAACGAACCGACACCGCGATCCGGGCGACGGGCCATCAGGGACCGATCACCTTCCGGCCGCCCTACGGAAAGAAGCTCTGGACCCTGCCGCGCTACCTGTCCACCCACGATCGGACCACGGTTACCTGGGACGTAGAACCAGACTCGGCGACCGGGGCCGACGCGGATGCGATCGTCGCCGAGACGGTCGCACGCGTACGGCCGGGATCGATCATCTTGTTACACGTGATGTACGGCAGCCGGGACGCGTCACGGTCCGCCATTCCGCGGATCGTCGACGAATTGCGCTCGGCGGGCTACCGATTCGTCACCGTATCCGATCTGCTGGGCCGGACGTGA
- a CDS encoding helix-turn-helix domain-containing protein: MAAWKNAPERGVVGRAGTGSAFDLQRWTPSADAARFVEHFWSVSWDRHAEGPFESTVITFPAMHLTREWGDDVVRHDHRLPATLLHGVVPQVFRIAISGRGTVVGARFRPGGFTARFGGDAAAMTGRVVPVDDELFGAPVDLGEDVATAHAGLDAAIGATTAPLDDTYRQLIPLIERMSEDGALHRVDQVMALSPWSTRTTQRVFRRYVGVTVKWVLCRYRLQQAALEIESVPDVDFADLAVRLGWYDQAHFTNDFRSMLGSTPGEYAERFSRRCGSAGR, translated from the coding sequence ATGGCGGCTTGGAAAAACGCGCCAGAGCGCGGCGTGGTCGGCCGGGCCGGCACTGGCTCGGCGTTCGACCTGCAGCGGTGGACGCCGTCAGCGGACGCCGCGCGGTTCGTCGAGCACTTCTGGTCGGTGAGCTGGGACCGGCATGCCGAGGGCCCCTTCGAGAGCACGGTGATCACCTTCCCGGCCATGCATCTCACCCGCGAGTGGGGCGATGACGTTGTGCGCCATGACCACCGGTTGCCCGCCACGTTGCTGCACGGGGTGGTGCCACAGGTGTTCCGCATCGCCATCAGCGGGCGGGGAACGGTGGTGGGCGCGCGGTTTCGGCCCGGTGGTTTCACCGCTCGGTTCGGTGGCGATGCGGCGGCGATGACGGGCCGAGTGGTGCCGGTCGACGACGAGTTGTTCGGCGCTCCAGTTGATCTCGGTGAGGATGTGGCCACCGCCCACGCCGGCCTGGATGCCGCCATCGGCGCAACGACAGCGCCGCTGGATGACACGTACCGACAGTTGATCCCGCTGATCGAGCGTATGAGCGAGGACGGGGCGTTGCATCGGGTGGACCAGGTGATGGCGCTGTCTCCCTGGAGCACGCGCACCACGCAGCGGGTGTTTCGCCGCTACGTCGGGGTGACGGTGAAGTGGGTGTTGTGCCGGTACCGCCTGCAGCAGGCTGCCCTCGAGATCGAGAGCGTGCCCGACGTTGATTTCGCCGATCTCGCAGTGCGACTCGGCTGGTACGACCAGGCCCATTTCACCAACGACTTCCGGTCGATGCTGGGCAGCACACCGGGGGAGTACGCCGAGCGGTTCAGTCGGCGATGTGGGTCGGCGGGTCGGTGA
- a CDS encoding DNA-deoxyinosine glycosylase — protein sequence MSELLHGLAPIVGTRPRVLILGNMPSAMSLASGEYYGNPRNAFWRITGSLFGFGADAPYADRVDALCAHQVAVWDVLHSCRRAGSLDSAVERDSMVPNGFTAFLTAHRTLERMVFNGAAAEANYRRLVGTPPLPCLRAPSTSPAQTMRFEDKLAAWKVALSD from the coding sequence GTGAGCGAGCTCCTGCACGGGCTGGCACCGATCGTCGGCACCCGGCCGCGGGTGCTGATCCTGGGGAACATGCCCAGCGCGATGTCACTCGCGTCTGGCGAGTACTACGGCAATCCGCGCAACGCCTTCTGGCGGATCACCGGCTCGCTCTTCGGGTTTGGCGCCGATGCACCCTATGCGGACCGGGTGGACGCCCTGTGCGCACACCAGGTGGCGGTCTGGGACGTGCTGCATTCCTGCCGGCGCGCGGGCAGCCTCGACTCGGCCGTGGAGCGGGACAGCATGGTGCCCAACGGTTTCACCGCTTTCCTCACCGCGCACCGCACGCTTGAGCGGATGGTGTTCAATGGCGCTGCCGCCGAGGCGAACTACCGGCGGTTGGTCGGCACTCCCCCGTTGCCCTGTCTGCGCGCACCGTCGACCAGCCCGGCTCAGACCATGCGGTTTGAAGACAAGCTGGCGGCCTGGAAAGTGGCGCTGAGCGATTAG
- a CDS encoding uracil-DNA glycosylase, whose amino-acid sequence MLIPQLQHPRTGQLFTSPVPPGAGWPGDPATESTPAAKTAAQVRRLAARADSVAELDAEVSVCRACPRLVTWREEVAVAKRKSFADQPYWGRPATGFGAEQPGIMIVGLAPAANGANRTGRVFTGDRSGDFLFAALHRVGLANQPESVDAADGLQLIGTRMAAAVRCAPPANAPTPAERSTCAPWLQAEWRLVGPHVRVVIALGAFAWRAALELLGAPRPAPKFGHGATATLTSTFGPVTLLGCFHPSQQNTFTGRLTEVMLDDIFVTAKHLVDEAGGNEPDAS is encoded by the coding sequence GTGTTGATTCCGCAACTTCAACATCCACGGACCGGCCAACTGTTCACCTCGCCGGTGCCACCTGGCGCGGGTTGGCCCGGGGATCCGGCTACGGAGTCGACCCCGGCGGCCAAGACCGCGGCGCAGGTGCGGCGGCTGGCCGCCCGGGCCGACTCCGTAGCCGAGCTGGACGCGGAGGTCTCGGTGTGCCGAGCCTGCCCCCGCCTGGTCACCTGGCGCGAAGAGGTGGCTGTGGCCAAGCGGAAATCCTTTGCCGATCAACCCTATTGGGGTAGGCCCGCCACCGGGTTCGGCGCTGAGCAGCCCGGGATCATGATCGTCGGACTGGCACCGGCGGCCAACGGAGCCAACCGCACCGGGCGGGTGTTCACCGGCGACCGATCCGGGGACTTCCTGTTCGCGGCACTGCACCGGGTGGGTCTGGCCAATCAACCCGAGAGTGTCGACGCGGCCGACGGCCTGCAGCTGATCGGTACCCGGATGGCCGCCGCGGTGCGCTGCGCGCCCCCGGCGAACGCGCCCACCCCGGCCGAGCGGTCCACCTGCGCACCGTGGTTGCAGGCCGAATGGCGGCTGGTTGGCCCCCACGTGCGGGTGGTCATCGCACTGGGTGCGTTCGCGTGGCGCGCGGCGCTGGAACTTCTCGGGGCGCCCAGGCCCGCACCCAAGTTCGGTCACGGCGCAACGGCGACGCTGACCTCGACGTTCGGCCCGGTGACCCTGCTCGGTTGCTTTCACCCCAGCCAGCAGAACACCTTCACCGGCCGGCTCACCGAGGTCATGCTGGACGACATCTTCGTCACCGCCAAGCACCTGGTGGACGAGGCGGGCGGGAACGAACCGGACGCCTCATGA
- a CDS encoding NAD(P)/FAD-dependent oxidoreductase, protein MTQTTAAPLATLSPQERVDAWLADFESALADRDLDRVVGKFATDSFWRDLVAFTWNLKTVEGHEGIADMLTARLHDTDPCRFRTSETPTEDFDGEHVITSAFIEFETATGRGKGHLRLRDELGWTLLTTLQELKGHEERKGATRPLGATHGSDPDTRSWAEKRLDEELTLGYSEEPYILVIGGGQGGIALGARLRQLGVPAIVVDKHERPGDQWRKRYKSLCLHDPVWYDHLPYLPFPPNWPVFAPKDKIGDWLEFYTRVMEVPYWSSTTCLSASYDEAEQRWTVEVDRAGSRVTLHPTHLVLATGMSGKPSIPTLPGQEVFRGDQHHSSHHPGPDQYVGKRAVVIGSNNSAHDICKALYENDVDVTMVQRSSTHVVKSDSLMELGLGDLYSERAVAAGMTTEKADLTFASLPYRIMADFQRPIYDAIRQRDKDFYARLEAAGFDLDFGDDDSGLFMKYLRRGSGYYIDVGACELIADGSVKLAHGEVDRLTENSVILADGTELPADVVVYATGFGSMNGWAADLIDQEVADRIGKVWGLGSGTTKDPGPWEGEQRNMWKPTQQPNLWLHGGNLHQSRHYSLYLALQLKARYEGLATPVYGLQEVHHLS, encoded by the coding sequence ATGACTCAGACCACCGCTGCACCGCTGGCCACACTGTCACCGCAGGAACGGGTTGACGCCTGGTTGGCCGACTTCGAGTCCGCCCTGGCAGATCGGGATCTCGACCGCGTCGTCGGCAAGTTCGCCACCGACAGTTTCTGGCGCGACCTGGTGGCGTTCACCTGGAATCTGAAGACCGTCGAAGGCCACGAGGGCATCGCCGACATGTTGACCGCCCGCCTGCACGACACCGACCCGTGCCGGTTCCGGACCAGTGAGACCCCGACGGAGGATTTCGACGGCGAGCACGTCATCACCTCGGCGTTCATCGAGTTCGAAACCGCGACCGGCCGCGGCAAGGGCCATCTGCGGTTGCGCGACGAACTGGGGTGGACCCTGCTCACCACCCTGCAGGAGCTCAAGGGCCACGAGGAGCGCAAGGGTGCCACCCGGCCGCTCGGCGCCACCCACGGCTCCGATCCCGACACCCGGTCGTGGGCGGAAAAGCGTCTCGACGAGGAGCTGACGCTGGGCTACTCCGAGGAGCCCTACATCCTGGTGATCGGCGGCGGGCAGGGCGGGATCGCGCTCGGGGCCCGGCTCCGCCAGCTCGGCGTGCCCGCGATCGTCGTCGACAAGCACGAACGACCCGGCGACCAGTGGCGCAAGCGTTACAAGTCGCTGTGCCTGCACGACCCCGTCTGGTACGACCACCTGCCCTACCTGCCGTTCCCGCCGAACTGGCCGGTGTTCGCGCCCAAGGACAAGATCGGTGACTGGCTGGAGTTCTACACCCGGGTCATGGAAGTGCCCTACTGGAGTTCGACGACCTGCCTCTCGGCTTCCTACGACGAAGCCGAACAACGCTGGACGGTCGAGGTGGACCGGGCCGGCAGCCGCGTCACGCTGCACCCCACGCATCTGGTGCTGGCGACCGGCATGTCGGGCAAGCCCAGCATCCCGACGCTGCCCGGCCAGGAGGTCTTCCGCGGCGATCAGCACCATTCCAGCCACCACCCCGGCCCGGACCAGTACGTCGGCAAGCGCGCCGTGGTGATCGGGTCGAACAACTCGGCCCACGACATCTGTAAGGCGTTGTACGAGAATGACGTCGACGTCACGATGGTGCAGCGGTCCTCGACGCACGTCGTCAAGTCGGACTCGCTGATGGAGCTGGGTCTGGGAGACCTGTACTCGGAACGCGCGGTGGCCGCCGGGATGACGACCGAGAAGGCCGATCTCACCTTCGCATCACTGCCCTACCGCATCATGGCCGACTTCCAGCGGCCCATCTACGACGCAATCCGCCAGCGCGACAAGGATTTCTACGCCCGCCTCGAAGCCGCCGGATTCGACCTGGACTTCGGCGACGACGATTCCGGCCTCTTCATGAAGTACCTGCGCCGCGGCTCGGGCTACTACATCGACGTCGGCGCCTGCGAGCTGATCGCCGACGGCAGCGTCAAACTGGCGCACGGCGAGGTGGACCGGCTCACCGAAAACTCGGTGATCCTGGCCGACGGCACCGAGCTTCCTGCCGATGTGGTGGTGTACGCCACCGGATTCGGTTCGATGAACGGCTGGGCGGCCGACCTGATCGACCAGGAGGTCGCCGACCGGATCGGCAAAGTATGGGGCCTGGGCTCGGGAACCACCAAGGATCCGGGGCCGTGGGAAGGCGAACAGCGCAACATGTGGAAGCCCACCCAGCAGCCCAACCTGTGGCTCCACGGCGGCAATCTGCACCAATCCCGCCACTACTCACTGTATTTAGCGTTGCAGCTCAAGGCCCGCTACGAAGGCCTGGCAACGCCGGTGTACGGACTGCAGGAGGTCCATCACCTGAGCTGA
- a CDS encoding MFS transporter encodes MTDTKRGPMLLILFAALMAGAGNGITIVAFPWLVLQRNGSALDASIVAMAGTLPLLVATVIAGAAVDYLGRRRVSMLSDLLSALSVAAVPVLALMFGVDAINVAVLAVLAALGAFFDPAGMTARETMLPEAAGRAGWTLDHANSVYEAVFNLAYIVGPGIGGLLIATLGGINTMWVTAGAFCCSILAISILRLEGAGMPDRSLLTESVWAGIIEGLRFVWHTPVLRTLAIVDLVATGLYMPMESVLFPKYFTDRDEPVQLSWVLMALSIGGLLGALGYAVLSKYMRRRTTMLIAVITLGVAMTVIAFLPPLPLILVLCAIVGFVYGPIAPIYNYVMQTTAPPHLRGRVVGVMGSLAYAAGPLGLILAGPLADAAGLHATFLALSLPMLLLGLVALALPALRELDRPNP; translated from the coding sequence ATGACCGATACCAAACGCGGCCCCATGCTGCTCATCCTGTTCGCCGCGTTGATGGCAGGCGCGGGCAACGGCATCACGATCGTCGCGTTCCCGTGGCTGGTGTTGCAGCGCAACGGATCCGCGCTCGACGCATCGATCGTGGCGATGGCCGGGACGCTTCCGCTGCTGGTGGCCACCGTGATCGCCGGGGCCGCGGTCGACTACCTGGGCCGGCGGCGGGTATCAATGCTCTCCGATCTGCTTTCGGCACTGTCGGTGGCCGCGGTTCCGGTGCTGGCGCTGATGTTCGGCGTGGACGCGATCAATGTCGCGGTGCTGGCAGTGCTGGCCGCGCTCGGCGCCTTCTTCGACCCGGCCGGGATGACCGCACGCGAGACCATGCTGCCCGAGGCCGCCGGCCGGGCCGGGTGGACGCTGGATCACGCCAACAGCGTGTACGAGGCGGTGTTCAACCTGGCTTACATCGTCGGGCCGGGCATCGGCGGCCTGCTCATCGCCACCCTCGGCGGCATCAACACCATGTGGGTGACCGCCGGAGCGTTCTGCTGCTCGATCCTGGCCATCTCGATACTGCGGCTGGAAGGCGCGGGAATGCCGGATCGCTCCCTGCTGACCGAGAGCGTGTGGGCCGGCATCATCGAAGGACTGCGATTCGTCTGGCACACACCGGTATTGCGCACCCTGGCGATCGTCGACCTGGTGGCCACCGGCCTGTACATGCCGATGGAAAGCGTGCTGTTCCCCAAATACTTCACGGACCGGGACGAACCGGTACAGCTCAGCTGGGTGCTGATGGCCCTGAGCATCGGCGGGTTGCTGGGCGCACTCGGCTACGCGGTGCTGTCGAAGTACATGAGGCGGCGGACCACGATGCTGATCGCGGTGATCACCCTCGGCGTGGCGATGACGGTGATCGCATTCCTGCCGCCGCTGCCCCTGATCCTCGTGCTGTGCGCGATCGTCGGGTTCGTCTACGGACCGATCGCGCCGATCTACAACTACGTCATGCAGACCACCGCCCCGCCACACCTGCGCGGCCGGGTGGTCGGGGTGATGGGCTCACTGGCCTACGCCGCCGGCCCGCTGGGCCTGATCCTGGCCGGCCCACTGGCCGACGCCGCCGGACTGCACGCCACCTTCCTGGCGCTGTCGCTGCCGATGCTGCTGCTCGGCCTGGTCGCGCTCGCCCTGCCGGCGCTGCGGGAGCTGGATCGGCCTAACCCCTGA
- a CDS encoding HIT family protein: MSCVFCAIVAGEAPAIRIYEDDEYLGILDIRPFTRGHTLVIPKRHTVDLTDTPPETVAAMAGIGQRIARAARRSGLHADGNNIVINDGKAAFQSVFHIHLHVVPRQTGDKLSFVKGMMVRRDPDREESARLLRAALAELDAPEHD; this comes from the coding sequence ATGTCATGCGTGTTCTGCGCCATCGTTGCCGGCGAGGCTCCGGCCATCCGCATCTACGAGGACGACGAGTACCTCGGCATCCTGGATATCCGGCCGTTCACCCGGGGCCACACCCTGGTGATCCCGAAGCGACACACCGTGGATCTGACGGACACGCCGCCGGAGACCGTCGCGGCGATGGCAGGCATCGGGCAGCGCATCGCCCGTGCCGCCCGCCGCTCCGGGCTGCACGCCGACGGCAACAACATCGTGATCAACGACGGCAAGGCCGCCTTCCAGAGCGTGTTCCACATCCACCTGCACGTGGTGCCGCGCCAGACCGGGGACAAGCTGTCCTTCGTCAAGGGCATGATGGTGCGCCGCGACCCGGACCGTGAGGAATCCGCCCGGCTGTTACGTGCGGCATTGGCGGAACTCGACGCGCCCGAGCACGATTGA
- a CDS encoding nitroreductase family deazaflavin-dependent oxidoreductase produces the protein MSDLPLAEKIGLRLLHIHDLIYQKSNGMIGHRLPGVPPSLLLRTTGAKTGQARINTLSYARDGEHYLVVASMGGAPRSPGWYHNLKAHPRIEINVGTRRMSVTAKPVLPDDPDYQRLWKIVNDNNSHRYDAYQKKTTRPIPIVVLTP, from the coding sequence ATGAGTGATCTGCCGCTTGCGGAAAAGATCGGCCTCCGGCTGTTGCACATCCATGACCTGATCTACCAGAAGTCCAACGGCATGATCGGGCACCGCCTGCCGGGCGTCCCGCCAAGCCTGCTGCTGCGCACCACGGGCGCCAAGACCGGCCAGGCACGGATCAACACGCTCAGCTACGCCCGGGACGGCGAGCACTACCTGGTGGTCGCCTCGATGGGCGGCGCACCGCGCTCACCGGGCTGGTATCACAACCTGAAAGCCCATCCCCGCATCGAGATCAACGTCGGGACCAGGCGCATGAGCGTCACGGCCAAACCCGTGCTACCCGACGACCCCGACTATCAGCGACTGTGGAAGATCGTCAACGACAACAACTCTCACCGCTACGACGCCTATCAGAAGAAGACCACCCGACCGATCCCGATCGTGGTGCTCACGCCCTAG
- a CDS encoding HNH endonuclease signature motif containing protein translates to MFETDSDADLIDKISAAARAESVAIAARLAAIAALDSLREQELIDSILWRTDPFEEVAAEISAAMRITRGRAGTQIHHARVLRDKLPQVAARFAVGDLDYRVVRIIIARTGIVDPAVWAGLDAELAARAHRWMRLSERQLRDRVDQWIAKLDPNGVRVPPDISDERFVQVEPSSPGMASVWANVDATDGVALSQRLDALARTVCANDPRTHEQRRADAVGPLARGESPLQCRCGRHDCPAANQRAAATAAVIHVLAEQATVQGSSDDPGYLPGHGILPAQSVRDLATKAKIKPLPVPAAAPTGSSQPAENEPAESEPAVLTEPTRPANPAASTVPGESGEPAVADSDESGPGYRPPVALAEFIRWRDLTCRFPGCDAPAQRCDIDHTTPWPAGPTHPSNTKLYCRVHHLVKTFCPGWTDRQLPDGTIEITTPTGHTYATEPHGAAMFSGLAGPTRDLNLPEPAAQDANRGAKMPKRTHTREQDRQDRIAEERRLRAELNNDLATERDYQAWLAEEYGPPPPF, encoded by the coding sequence ATGTTCGAGACTGATTCCGATGCGGACCTGATCGACAAGATCAGTGCGGCCGCGCGGGCGGAATCGGTGGCCATCGCCGCCCGGCTGGCCGCGATCGCAGCATTGGACTCACTGCGCGAACAAGAACTGATCGACTCGATTTTGTGGCGTACCGATCCGTTCGAGGAGGTGGCCGCCGAGATCTCGGCGGCGATGCGCATCACCCGGGGCCGCGCCGGCACCCAGATTCACCATGCCCGGGTATTGCGGGACAAACTGCCCCAGGTGGCGGCCCGGTTCGCCGTCGGCGACCTTGACTATCGGGTGGTGCGCATCATCATCGCGCGCACCGGGATCGTCGATCCGGCGGTGTGGGCCGGTTTGGATGCCGAGTTGGCCGCCCGAGCCCACCGATGGATGCGGCTGTCCGAACGGCAGTTACGCGATCGGGTGGATCAGTGGATCGCCAAACTCGACCCGAACGGGGTGCGGGTGCCCCCCGATATCAGTGATGAACGGTTTGTGCAGGTGGAGCCGAGCAGTCCGGGGATGGCTTCGGTGTGGGCCAATGTCGATGCCACCGACGGGGTGGCGTTGAGTCAGCGTTTGGATGCGCTGGCCCGCACGGTGTGTGCCAATGATCCGCGTACCCATGAGCAGCGTCGTGCCGATGCGGTGGGGCCGCTGGCGCGTGGGGAATCCCCGTTGCAGTGCCGGTGTGGTCGTCACGATTGCCCGGCCGCCAACCAGCGAGCCGCCGCTACCGCGGCGGTGATCCATGTGCTGGCCGAGCAGGCCACGGTGCAGGGCAGCTCGGATGATCCGGGGTATCTGCCCGGCCATGGCATCCTGCCCGCCCAGAGTGTGCGCGACCTGGCCACCAAGGCCAAGATCAAGCCGCTGCCGGTACCTGCCGCCGCACCCACCGGGTCGAGCCAACCCGCTGAGAACGAACCCGCTGAGTCCGAACCCGCCGTGCTCACTGAGCCGACCCGACCCGCCAACCCGGCTGCCTCGACCGTGCCCGGTGAATCCGGCGAGCCTGCTGTTGCCGATTCCGATGAGTCCGGGCCGGGGTATCGGCCGCCGGTGGCGTTGGCGGAGTTCATCCGGTGGCGGGATCTGACGTGCCGGTTTCCCGGCTGTGATGCCCCCGCGCAGCGCTGCGACATCGACCACACCACACCCTGGCCGGCAGGCCCGACGCATCCGTCCAACACCAAGCTCTATTGCCGAGTCCATCACCTGGTCAAGACGTTCTGCCCCGGCTGGACCGACCGCCAATTACCCGACGGCACCATCGAGATCACCACACCTACCGGGCACACCTACGCCACCGAACCCCACGGCGCCGCAATGTTTTCCGGCCTGGCCGGCCCGACTAGGGACCTCAACCTCCCCGAACCCGCGGCCCAGGACGCGAACCGCGGCGCGAAGATGCCCAAACGCACACACACCCGCGAGCAGGACCGCCAAGACCGCATCGCCGAAGAACGACGCCTACGCGCCGAACTCAACAACGACCTCGCCACTGAACGCGACTACCAAGCCTGGCTCGCCGAAGAATACGGACCACCACCACCGTTCTGA
- a CDS encoding glyoxalase/bleomycin resistance/extradiol dioxygenase family protein: MSVTPIPEGYTSLTPFICVDGAATAITFYQNVFGAEVVERMDGPDGTVAHAELDFGTGRLQLGDPQEAYQIAAPAPGAAATHSIGVYCPDVDDVVARAEKAGATIREPAQTFVTGDRFASILDPFGQRWTVMTRVEDLTPQERERRVAEWAATAGG; this comes from the coding sequence ATGAGTGTCACACCGATTCCGGAGGGCTATACCAGCCTGACCCCGTTCATCTGCGTCGACGGCGCTGCCACGGCGATCACGTTCTACCAGAACGTATTCGGAGCCGAGGTGGTCGAGCGGATGGACGGCCCCGACGGCACCGTCGCGCACGCCGAGCTGGACTTCGGCACCGGCCGGTTGCAACTCGGTGACCCCCAGGAGGCCTATCAGATCGCCGCTCCCGCGCCAGGGGCTGCCGCAACCCATTCGATCGGCGTGTACTGCCCCGACGTCGACGACGTCGTCGCCCGCGCTGAGAAGGCCGGTGCGACCATCCGCGAACCCGCGCAAACCTTTGTCACAGGTGACCGGTTCGCCTCGATCCTCGATCCGTTCGGCCAGCGCTGGACCGTGATGACCCGCGTCGAGGACCTCACGCCGCAGGAGCGGGAACGCCGCGTCGCCGAATGGGCGGCCACCGCCGGAGGCTAA
- a CDS encoding ribosomal protein L7/L12 — MGLFGGGHDDSSDLRRRVEQLERRVAALERAAAAAGHPVPSPPMGRPSEMMASQMVRQLALQGNKIAAIKLLRDETGLGLKEAKDIVERLA; from the coding sequence ATGGGACTTTTTGGTGGTGGCCACGACGATTCGAGTGATCTGCGCCGTCGCGTCGAGCAGCTTGAGCGGCGGGTTGCCGCGCTGGAGCGGGCAGCGGCAGCGGCGGGTCACCCGGTTCCATCGCCGCCGATGGGCCGGCCCAGCGAGATGATGGCCAGTCAGATGGTCCGCCAGCTGGCCCTCCAGGGCAACAAGATCGCCGCGATCAAGTTGTTGCGAGATGAGACTGGTTTGGGTCTCAAGGAGGCCAAGGACATCGTCGAACGCCTGGCCTAA